The proteins below are encoded in one region of Silene latifolia isolate original U9 population chromosome 2, ASM4854445v1, whole genome shotgun sequence:
- the LOC141643977 gene encoding disease resistance protein At4g27190-like: MGVIWTGIANFLDGIIKKRRREIPDSVAESQAGNLSFPQPEQQDHKRRKVTSSKETGVSVRLECEIMTPISGWLKDDRVNTIGIYGMGGIGKTTLMKQLHNRLKNHAAVQCKTGSGGIAWVTVGMNFTVYNLQHRIAKAVGLDLQDEKDATRRAARLHAFLVRVSWYVIFLDDLWGEFRVDQVGIPTQCNLIIISRSLHVCRALRCQKVIRVSPLPQDEAWQLFYTIVGNSVLDTKEILPIGKRLCDICGGVPLAINGLAKKMRGVADASGWSKALDSLIRNPMGDAALDATFSSLRRSYDNLSNPKLKTCLLYCALYPMGDAIRKQELIRLWIGEMLIDDVESLQAQYDMGHSILNKLLNSCILETSHDESTVKIHYLIKLMALSIAGDSFRVSNTPQLTKNPLESESWESFKVISSIKSIPSATFGSPQNCPSLSTLLLQHSCLSELPDSIFVQMSSLRVLNLSHTSIQRLPSSTGKLHKLRLLDISHCPNLKVVPSIAKLEKLRFLNLCQTPIKHVPRSLYRLEMLKELNLSSASNQLKISWDVLISLPRLKRLSCSITNSGDLQRLKTLEILGARFVNCIELTEYVRSNHWRSLKSFHLQVGHSRDCTRPYTRAVSLNGCSLNGLIGKPIVFPDNIQEFTVNGCQGFHNLNLGNSYDDMLVSEGQCGLTRPASPFSSLVTCTITRCHDVEQLFTASCIQKLPHLESIEIEDCKQLKEVIADETVQENGPINLPRLRRFVLYNLPQLNSICKTQLVSVSLCSLEIIGCPRLKQNNILSSS, from the coding sequence ATGGGTGTGATCTGGACTGGTATAGCCAACTTTTTGGATGGGATAATCAAGAAGCGGCGAAGAGAGATTCCAGATAGTGTTGCTGAATCTCAAGCTGGCAATCTTAGTTTTCCGCAACCAGAACAGCAAGATCATAAGCGCAGGAAAGTAACATCGTCAAAGGAAACTGGTGTTTCTGTTCGGCTAGAATGTGAGATCATGACCCCAATTTCGGGTTGGTTAAAAGATGATAGGGTGAACACAATAGGTATTTATGGAATGGGCGGGATTGGAAAGACGACTCTTATGAAGCAACTACACAATCGGCTTAAAAATCATGCTGCTGTACAATGTAAGACAGGCAGCGGTGGTATTGCTTGGGTAACTGTAGGTATGAATTTCACCGTCTACAATTTACAGCACCGTATTGCCAAGGCAGTTGGGCTTGATTTGCAGGACGAGAAGGATGCCACCAGAAGAGCTGCCCGTTTACATGCCTTTTTAGTCCGCGTATCTTGGTACGTAATCTTCCTTGATGATCTGTGGGGTGAATTTCGTGTGGATCAAGTAGGAATTCCCACACAGTGCAACCTGATAATTATTTCACGCTCCTTACACGTTTGTCGTGCTCTTCGCTGCCAAAAGGTTATCAGGGTTAGTCCTCTTCCTCAGGACGAGGCGTGGCAGCTGTTTTACACAATTGTTGGTAACAGCGTGCTAGATACTAAAGAGATCTTGCCGATAGGTAAAAGATTATGTGACATCTGTGGCGGTGTTCCGCTTGCTATAAATGGATTGGCAAAAAAGATGAGAGGCGTGGCTGATGCCTCTGGTTGGAGCAAAGCCCTCGACAGTTTAATCCGAAATCCTATGGGAGATGCTGCTTTGGATGCCACGTTTAGTAGCTTAAGGCGTTCTTATGATAACTTGAGCAATCCCAAACTGAAGACATGTTTATTGTATTGTGCATTATACCCGATGGGTGATGCCATAAGGAAACAGGAACTGATCCGCCTTTGGATCGGAGAAATGCTCATAGATGATGTCGAATCTTTGCAGGCACAGTATGACATGGGACATTCAATTTTGAATAAGCTTCTCAACTCTTGTATCCTCGAAACCTCTCATGATGAAAGCACGGTGAAGATCCATTATCTCATCAAGCTTATGGCCCTTTCCATTGCCGGGGATAGTTTCAGGGTCTCAAATACCCCTCAGTTGACGAAGAATCCTTTGGAATCGGAATCCTGGGAAAGTTTCAAAGTTATATCCTCTATCAAATCAATTCCTTCGGCAACTTTTGGCTCCCCTCAAAATTGTCCAAGTCTATCCACCTTACTTTTGCAACATAGCTGCCTGTCCGAGCTTCCGGATTCTATATTTGTGCAAATGAGTTCCCTTAGAGTGCTCAATCTGTCTCATACGTCCATTCAGAGGCTCCCCAGCTCTACCGGTAAGCTACATAAGCTTCGGCTTTTAGATATTAGTCATTGTCCAAACCTCAAGGTTGTGCCCTCGATCGCAAAGCTGGAGAAATTGCGGTTCTTGAATCTCTGTCAGACGCCAATCAAACACGTCCCTCGCAGTCTTTACAGATTAGAAATGCTCAAGGAGCTCAACTTATCCTCCGCTTCCAATCAACTAAAGATCTCATGGGATGTGTTGATCTCTTTACCCCGACTAAAACGGCTATCATGCAGTATTACCAACAGCGGGGACCTACAACGTTTAAAAACACTAGAAATTCTTGGTGCCAGATTCGTCAACTGTATTGAGCTCACTGAGTACGTCAGATCGAACCATTGGCGCAGTCTAAAATCCTTCCATCTACAGGTTGGGCACAGTAGAGACTGTACACGGCCTTACACCAGGGCGGTGTCCCTAAATGGTTGCTCCTTGAATGGTCTAATAGGGAAACCTATTGTGTTTCCAGATAACATTCAGGAGTTTACAGTCAACGGATGCCAAGGTTTCCATAACCTTAATCTCGGCAACAGTTATGATGATATGTTGGTTTCCGAAGGGCAATGTGGGCTTACACGGCCAGCTTCACCCTTTTCTAGCCTAGTGACATGTACCATCACAAGGTGCCATGATGTTGAGCAACTTTTCACAGCAAGTTGCATTCAAAAACTACCACATCTCGAATCAATTGAGATAGAAGATTGCAAACAACTCAAGGAAGTAATAGCAGACGAGACTGTCCAGGAAAACGGTCCCATCAATCTCCCACGTCTACGACGCTTTGTTCTCTATAACTTGCCTCAGTTGAATAGCATTTGCAAGACTCAACTTGTTTCTGTTTCCCTCTGCTCCCTTGAGATAATAGGCTGTCCGAGATTAAAACAAAACAATATTCTTTCTTCCTCGTAA